GCTCGGGTGGCACCTAAAATAGCCAATGGCAAAGCAGCCAGCAGtaagagcagcagcagcagcagcagcagtagtagTGATGactcagaggaggaggaggcagcagcCATACCTAAAAAGGTTTGGGCCATAACTTCTACCAGAGGACTGGGCACGGGGGTAGGGGTTTCTCCATTTCCTGGCAGGATTGGTTGGACCAGCATTTTCCTGTGGTAACTGACTTTCTCTGTATAATGCAGACTGTACCTAAAAAGCAAGTTGTGGTCAAGGCTCCAGTGAAAGCAGCAGCCACCCCTACCCAAAAGAGTTCCAGTAGCGAGGACTCCTCaagtgaagaggaggaggaggagcagaaaaaaCCCATAAAGAAAAAACCAGGTAACTGGACATGGGGATTCAAGCTGCATGACTGTGACCAGGTCCAACTGCAGGAGGATCTCTGCAGTCACCACATGGACCTCTCCTTAGAACTGCTTGACATGACAGCTCGCTTCTCCCAGAGAGATCTGCATTGCTTTTTACAACCCAGATGCAGAAACGATATGCCATCATCTCTGCCATATTCTTTTGGTTAGAAATGACTCACTAATTTTAGTCCACACTCAAAGGAAGAGGAATTAAGCTCCATTTCTAGAAGGGAGCAGAATCAAAGAATTATTATATGTACATTAAAACCATGACACTGTCTTTCTTAAACAGGTCCCTATAGTTCAGTCCCCCCACCTTCTGCTGCCCTATCCAAGAAGTCCCTGGGAACCCAGGCTCCCAAGAAAGCTGCAGAGAAGAAAGAGCCTGTAGAGAGCAGTGAGGACAGCAGTGATGAGTCTGGTGAGTCCCCACCTGTGGAGACTGGGTCTGGGAAGCTACATGAGGaatatggaagacaaaaataCCTCTGTCTCTTTTGCTTTTCGCTGAAGCAGGACAAACAGGGCTGTGTGGGTCTTTGCATCcttctttttattgcctttgaTTGGGTCGGGACTCCGGTCCCAGCCTAATGCCATAGGTTCTCTCCAGATTCGAgttctgaagaagaaaagaaaccccCAGCTAAGACAGTCATCTCTAAAGCAACCATTAAACCAGCTCCAGCAAAGAAGGCATCAGAGAGCTCTTCAGACAGCTCAGGTGAAGCATATGGAGGCCATCAGGGCAGTGGGGACTCCAGGGGTTCCCTTCGATTTGACTttattctgtcttctctgtctagACTCTGACAGTTCTGAGAATGAAGCTTCTGCCAAGTCAACTGGTACCACCAAGAATCTCCCAAGTAAGCCAGCTGCCACTCCCAAGCAACCTGCAGCTAAATCAGCCACAGCTCCCAAGCAAGCTGCAGGCAATGTCCAGAAGCCTCTGACCAGAAAGGCTGATAGCAGCTCCAGTGAGGAGGAGAGCAGTTCTAGTGAAGAGGAGAAGACGAAGAAGACTGTGGCCACCCCCAAGTCAAAGGCAATGGCCAAAGCAGCTCCATCTCCGGCTGCCAAACAGTCCTCTCAGGGTGGTAGGGACAGCAGCTCTGATTCAGACAGCTCTAGcagtgaggaagagaaggaagagaaggtatCAAAATCCCCAGTTAAAAAGAAGCCACAGAAGACAGCGGGAGTGGTAGTCTTTTCCAAGCCAGCCGCCACAAAGAAAGCAAAGGCTGAGAGTAGCAGCTCTTCCTCTGATGATtccagtgaggaggaggaggaggaggagaagcctaAGGGCAAAGGCAATATAAGACCACAAGTGCTGAAGACCAATGGGACCTCTGCACTGACTACCCAGAATGGAAAAGCAGACAAGGACAgcaatgaggaagaagaaaagaaaaagacaaccacAGTTTCTAAGCCAGGTCCATATCCAAAGAATTGGGTGGGATATACTTTTGGGGGatgggacagggagaggaggccTACGATTAGGCTTCCAGTTGTATGCATTAAGTGCGTGGGAACTTGGGAGGAGGAATAGGAAACTGGTCTCCTGAGTCTGGCTGTTTTGTAGGTTCAGGAAAGAAGCGGAAGCAGAATGAGGCTGCCAAGGAGGCAGAGACTCCTCAAGCCAAGAAGATAAAGCCCCAGACCCCCAACACAtttccaaaaaggaagaaagtaagttatcttatttctttctcagGAGTCCGCTTTtaaagagtagaaagaaaaatctgggaTCATCTTGACAACTCTCTGCCTGGCCTGCCCTAAATGCTCCTATGTGTAGCTGAGGAGGGCTTTTCTGTTACATGACAGAACATGTTTAGTTTCTTACTTCACTCTTCTCCAGGGAGAGAAAAGGGCATCATCACCATTCCGAAGGATCAGGGAGGAGGAAATCGAGGTAGATGCTCGAGTGGCAGACAACTCCTTTGATGCCAAGGTGAGGGGGGTGCAGGTGTTGGCTCTTCTTGAGGGGAATGGGTGGAAGAGAGGACAGCATTTTGGTTTAGGTTGGTGGGAAGCTCTCTGGGTTCAGGTTGCCttgagcaaagagaagaaagtaacagGGCCTTGTTATTGTCCTTCTGTGTATTAACCACTTCTCTCTGCTTACCAGCGGGGTGCAGCTGGAGACTGGGGGGAGCGAGCCAATCAGGTTCTGAAGTTCACCAAAGGCAAATCGTTTCGGCATGAAAAAACCAAGAAGAAGCGTGGCAGCTACCGGGGAGGCTCCATCTCTGTCCAGGTCAATTCCATTAAGTTTGACAGCGAATGACCTGGGGCCATTTGTGGCGAAGTAGGGTGATGATTGGAGACCACTTGCTTTCCCCAGTGGACCTGGGAACCATCAGCTCTCTTAAGGAAGGGTCTTGGTGAGGACAGCAGTTTAGAATAGGTCCGAAGACTTTGCATTGTCACGACTTCTCTGGTCCTTTTCTGTGTCCGTAGTTTTGTACAGAtttgtttttgagtgttgagtaGTAAGGACAACATAAgaggagtgttttttttttttaagaaaaaaaaaaattttttttttgttgtcatttcctTCTCCCTGTTCTGTGGAAGTCCTCATACTgagaaatttgtatattttatattaaatcatTTCCTATAGATTTTTGTTGTGATTTTCAGAGGTGGGTTCCCACAGATAAAATCTTAGCTATTGCCTAAAACATAGTGAGGGTCACATGTACGAGTTTTTATAATTGAAGAATTCTGCCTGTGTGAGTACACGGGTCCACATTTCATCCGTCCTACCCCTCAGTGCTCTGGGAAGAGGCAGTTAAGAATGATTAATGTGTATATGTTTGGTAAGCATGCAGTGTGTAGTTCATCCCCATT
This genomic stretch from Prionailurus bengalensis isolate Pbe53 chromosome D2, Fcat_Pben_1.1_paternal_pri, whole genome shotgun sequence harbors:
- the NOLC1 gene encoding nucleolar and coiled-body phosphoprotein 1 isoform X2, yielding MADAGLRRVVPSDLYPLVLGFLRDNQLSEVANKFAKATGATQQDANASSLLDIYSFWLKSTKAPKRKLQVNGPVTKKAKKKTSSSDSSEDSSEEEETQGPPAKKAVVPAKRASLPQHGGKASAEATESSSSEESSDEEEEDKKKKPVQKGVKPQPKAVKAPPKKAKSSDSDSDSSSEDEAPKNQKPKTTPVAAKAQAKASAKSGTPARVAPKIANGKAASSKSSSSSSSSSSDDSEEEEAAAIPKKTVPKKQVVVKAPVKAAATPTQKSSSSEDSSSEEEEEEQKKPIKKKPGPYSSVPPPSAALSKKSLGTQAPKKAAEKKEPVESSEDSSDESDSSSEEEKKPPAKTVISKATIKPAPAKKASESSSDSSDSDSSENEASAKSTGTTKNLPSKPAATPKQPAAKSATAPKQAAGNVQKPLTRKADSSSSEEESSSSEEEKTKKTVATPKSKAMAKAAPSPAAKQSSQGGRDSSSDSDSSSSEEEKEEKVSKSPVKKKPQKTAGVVVFSKPAATKKAKAESSSSSSDDSSEEEEEEEKPKGKGNIRPQVLKTNGTSALTTQNGKADKDSNEEEEKKKTTTVSKPGSGKKRKQNEAAKEAETPQAKKIKPQTPNTFPKRKKGEKRASSPFRRIREEEIEVDARVADNSFDAKRGAAGDWGERANQVLKFTKGKSFRHEKTKKKRGSYRGGSISVQVNSIKFDSE
- the NOLC1 gene encoding nucleolar and coiled-body phosphoprotein 1 isoform X1, with the translated sequence MADAGLRRVVPSDLYPLVLGFLRDNQLSEVANKFAKATGATQQDANASSLLDIYSFWLNRSTKAPKRKLQVNGPVTKKAKKKTSSSDSSEDSSEEEETQGPPAKKAVVPAKRASLPQHGGKASAEATESSSSEESSDEEEEDKKKKPVQKGVKPQPKAVKAPPKKAKSSDSDSDSSSEDEAPKNQKPKTTPVAAKAQAKASAKSGTPARVAPKIANGKAASSKSSSSSSSSSSDDSEEEEAAAIPKKTVPKKQVVVKAPVKAAATPTQKSSSSEDSSSEEEEEEQKKPIKKKPGPYSSVPPPSAALSKKSLGTQAPKKAAEKKEPVESSEDSSDESDSSSEEEKKPPAKTVISKATIKPAPAKKASESSSDSSDSDSSENEASAKSTGTTKNLPSKPAATPKQPAAKSATAPKQAAGNVQKPLTRKADSSSSEEESSSSEEEKTKKTVATPKSKAMAKAAPSPAAKQSSQGGRDSSSDSDSSSSEEEKEEKVSKSPVKKKPQKTAGVVVFSKPAATKKAKAESSSSSSDDSSEEEEEEEKPKGKGNIRPQVLKTNGTSALTTQNGKADKDSNEEEEKKKTTTVSKPGSGKKRKQNEAAKEAETPQAKKIKPQTPNTFPKRKKGEKRASSPFRRIREEEIEVDARVADNSFDAKRGAAGDWGERANQVLKFTKGKSFRHEKTKKKRGSYRGGSISVQVNSIKFDSE